A single region of the Desulfobaculum xiamenense genome encodes:
- the obgE gene encoding GTPase ObgE, whose product MRFVDEARITVRSGHGGNGCVSFRREAHVPKGGPNGGDGGKGGDVVFRASSKLLTLYDFRLKRLYEAKNGQPGMGSQCCGRNAEDLIIEVPVGTMLFEADEEGGERLVADLAVDGQEVAVCKGGRGGFGNEHFKTSTMRTPRFAQPGGEGEEKSLRLELKILADAGLLGLPNAGKSTFISAISAARPKIAPYPFTTLTPNLGVLIDDIGEHFVVADIPGLIEGAHEGQGLGHRFLKHVERTRFLVHILSAEDIDVENPWAGFDLLNEELARYAEELAARHQVQVINKIDLIDEDALAELRRRAKADGRSIFFISALGGVGVEALVKEMWRLYHGGDPR is encoded by the coding sequence ATGCGCTTCGTTGATGAAGCAAGGATCACTGTTCGGTCGGGGCATGGTGGCAACGGCTGCGTTTCGTTTCGCCGCGAGGCCCACGTGCCCAAGGGCGGTCCCAATGGCGGCGACGGCGGCAAGGGCGGCGACGTCGTTTTCCGTGCGTCGTCCAAGCTTCTCACGCTGTACGACTTTCGTCTCAAGCGTCTCTACGAGGCCAAGAACGGGCAGCCCGGCATGGGCAGCCAGTGCTGCGGCCGCAACGCCGAGGATCTCATCATCGAGGTTCCTGTGGGCACCATGCTCTTCGAGGCCGATGAAGAGGGCGGCGAAAGGCTCGTGGCGGATCTCGCCGTCGACGGGCAGGAGGTCGCCGTCTGCAAGGGCGGACGTGGCGGCTTCGGCAACGAGCATTTCAAGACGTCCACCATGCGCACGCCGCGCTTCGCCCAGCCCGGTGGCGAGGGCGAGGAGAAGAGCCTGCGCCTTGAGCTGAAGATTCTCGCGGACGCTGGCCTGCTCGGCCTGCCCAACGCGGGCAAGTCCACCTTCATCTCCGCCATTTCCGCGGCGCGGCCCAAGATCGCGCCGTATCCGTTCACCACGCTTACGCCGAACCTCGGCGTGCTCATCGACGACATCGGCGAGCACTTCGTGGTGGCCGACATTCCCGGCCTCATCGAGGGCGCGCACGAAGGTCAGGGCCTCGGGCACCGCTTCCTCAAGCATGTGGAGCGCACCCGCTTCCTCGTGCATATCCTTTCCGCCGAGGACATCGACGTGGAGAACCCGTGGGCTGGCTTCGACCTGCTCAACGAGGAACTCGCCCGCTACGCCGAGGAGCTTGCCGCGCGCCATCAGGTGCAGGTGATCAACAAGATCGACCTCATCGACGAGGACGCCCTTGCGGAGCTGCGCCGACGCGCAAAGGCCGATGGACGATCCATCTTCTTCATCTCCGCCCTTGGCGGAGTGGGTGTCGAAGCCCTTGTGAAGGAGATGTGGCGGCTGTACCATGGCGGCGACCCCCGCTAG
- the rpmA gene encoding 50S ribosomal protein L27, whose protein sequence is MAHKKAGGSSRNGRDSIGQRRGVKRFGGQQVLAGNILVRQLGTKFHAGPNVGMGRDYTLFALIDGEVKFEKYTRHKKVKTRVCVIPAEA, encoded by the coding sequence ATGGCTCATAAGAAAGCAGGCGGCAGCTCCAGAAACGGTCGCGATTCCATCGGTCAGAGAAGAGGCGTCAAGCGCTTCGGCGGTCAGCAGGTTCTGGCCGGCAATATCCTCGTTCGCCAGCTGGGCACCAAGTTCCATGCCGGCCCGAATGTTGGCATGGGCAGGGACTACACCCTGTTCGCCCTCATCGACGGCGAGGTGAAGTTCGAGAAGTACACGCGCCACAAGAAGGTCAAGACCCGGGTTTGCGTGATTCCCGCCGAGGCCTAG
- the rplU gene encoding 50S ribosomal protein L21 has product MYAIVETGGKQFRVEEGRTINIQKIQAEAGSELVLDKVLLVDKSGDVTVGQPFVGNAKISCEVVGHGRDKKIIVFHKRRRKGFMKKQGHRQDFTTIKIKAIEA; this is encoded by the coding sequence ATGTATGCAATAGTTGAGACCGGCGGCAAGCAGTTCCGTGTTGAGGAAGGCCGCACGATTAACATTCAGAAGATTCAGGCAGAGGCCGGTTCCGAGCTGGTTCTGGACAAGGTTCTGCTGGTGGATAAGTCCGGCGATGTGACCGTTGGTCAGCCTTTCGTTGGCAACGCGAAGATCTCCTGCGAAGTCGTTGGCCACGGCCGCGACAAGAAGATCATCGTTTTCCACAAGCGCCGCCGCAAGGGTTTCATGAAGAAGCAGGGCCACAGGCAGGACTTCACCACGATCAAGATCAAGGCCATCGAGGCCTAA
- a CDS encoding diguanylate cyclase — MSKDCIYPDQHRLCHLLAKAGVPSHPKWHSLILYMRSLEYNDTLSDAQKAAIHELFLELVKRRDFSDAAYAEVSRRQEEIVTSPYREKLKAALQESTTLLEEFGSVIRRRSGEVQDLGEETVQTVQSGMPPDRMVERLRDSFRRVVSAMDEDAHTLRRLAHTDALTGLANRRALDERLAELCPDTCGDTVSLLMLDIDFFKRINDTYGHQIGDQALRIIAELIRKGTASRCGDGCLPVRYGGEEFVVMAPGLDRKEALDLAEHIRRSVEKYRFEVKSIDGEVLAKDLRMTISVGVAEILPSWADHHAERLVQAADSALYEAKRNGRNQVRIHGAS; from the coding sequence GTGAGCAAAGACTGCATCTATCCCGACCAGCACCGGTTGTGCCACCTTCTGGCCAAGGCCGGCGTTCCGTCGCATCCGAAGTGGCACTCGCTCATTCTGTACATGCGCAGCCTTGAGTACAACGACACCTTGTCCGATGCGCAGAAGGCGGCAATCCATGAGCTGTTTCTGGAGCTCGTCAAACGGCGGGACTTCAGCGATGCCGCCTACGCCGAGGTTTCGCGGCGCCAGGAGGAGATCGTCACCTCTCCCTACCGGGAAAAGCTCAAGGCGGCCTTGCAGGAATCAACCACGCTGCTTGAGGAGTTCGGCTCCGTGATCAGGCGGCGTTCCGGCGAGGTGCAGGATTTGGGCGAAGAGACGGTGCAGACGGTGCAAAGCGGCATGCCGCCGGACCGGATGGTGGAGCGCCTGCGCGATTCCTTTCGGCGCGTGGTCAGCGCCATGGACGAGGATGCGCATACACTGCGACGGCTCGCGCATACCGACGCGCTGACCGGGCTGGCCAACCGCCGCGCCCTCGATGAGAGGCTGGCGGAGCTGTGTCCGGACACGTGCGGAGATACCGTGTCGCTGCTCATGCTCGACATTGATTTTTTCAAGCGGATAAACGATACCTACGGCCACCAGATCGGTGACCAGGCGCTTCGGATCATCGCGGAACTCATCCGCAAGGGCACTGCCTCGCGCTGCGGCGATGGTTGCCTGCCCGTCCGTTACGGCGGAGAGGAGTTCGTGGTCATGGCGCCGGGACTCGACCGGAAGGAAGCCCTCGACCTCGCGGAGCATATCCGCAGGAGCGTCGAGAAGTACCGGTTCGAGGTCAAGAGCATAGATGGCGAGGTTCTGGCCAAGGACCTCAGGATGACCATATCCGTGGGTGTGGCGGAGATACTGCCCTCGTGGGCTGATCACCACGCCGAGCGCCTTGTGCAGGCCGCGGATTCGGCTCTCTACGAGGCCAAACGCAATGGCCGCAATCAGGTGCGCATTCACGGTGCATCGTAA